The following DNA comes from Synechococcus sp. CC9616.
GATCGATGAAGCAATCCAACTGATCACATCGGCCATCCATGCGCTGAGTCCCTGAACTCACTAATTTCCAGCTGATTGATCCCCTGCAATGACCGCCACATCAGCACCTTCACTGGATGTTGGCCTTGCGATCCGAGACGGGTGGCAGGCGTTCTGTCGCGCACCCTGGCCGTTCGTCGGCTTCATCGTCCTGACGGGGATTCTGTCCCAGCTGGCAACGCTGATTCCAGGCATTGGCTGGGTGGCGTCGATCGTCATCAATCTCTGGGGAGGCGTGGGACTGATCCGAGGCTCCTGGATCGCACTTGAGGGCCGCACACTGCGGTTCGCCGATCTGACGGGCTGGGACGGACGGGCTGTCCTGCGCCTGTTCACGCGCCAACTGGTGCTGGGTCTGCTGATCAGCCTGATCGTGCTGGTGATGATCAGCCTCGCTTTCGTCGCGTCCGGTGGGCCAGCGATGCTTGTGGAGCTGGTCGACAAACTCGTCGCGCTGACCCCCGATGAGGAGCTGATGACAGAGGAGCTTCTGTCATCCAGCTCGATGCTCGGTGAGCGCCTGGTGACAAGCCCGTTGGCCGGTCTGTCTTTTCTGATCGGAGGGGTGCTGCTCTTCTACCTCCAGGTCAACCAAGCCTTCCTTGGATTCATCGCACTGCTGGAAGGACGTGGACCGATCAGCACCATCCAGCGTGGACGTGCTGTGGTGGACGGCCAGTGGTGGCAGGTGCTGGGTCTGCTGATCCTGGAAACGCTGATCCTGTTCATCGGCTTCGTCCTGGTTCTGGTTGGTCTGCTGGCTGCCGTTCCGCTGACGTTCTGCATCAGCGGCGCGGCCTACCGCCAACTGTTCGGGACAGAGGATCAGGCCGGACTGCTCAACGGACAGTGATCAATCAACTGAAAGTGAGAATCACGAATCCTGTGACCCCGATCAAGGCCAGCAGCACCTGAGCGACCTGGCTCACCAGCAAGGCCACCACCACGGCCAAACCCACCCTGGCCGCCTGATTCAATCTGGCGGCCCAGGCCAGATCCGGAGCCCGGGAACGCAGGGACCAGGCTTCCACGAGGGCTGCGCCAAGCCAGGGAGCCAGAAGTAGTCCCAGGCCACCTGAGAACACTCCGATCAACACGCCTACACCGGCACCCAGCAGCGCCCAGCGACTTGCCTGCTGATTCGCCGTCGCCAGACTCACCGCCAGAACGTCGGCCATCAATCCCAGGCCGAAGATCAGAAGCGCCAGCAACAAGGAAGGCCATCCGGCACTCCACCCCACCTGAAGGCACCAGAGGCCAGCGCCCAAAGGGAGCCAGAGCAACCCTGGCAACACGGGCACGATGACTCCGGGAACAGCCAGAAGCTGCAGGCCGAGCGCCAGCCACCAAATCAGTTCAGGCGTCATCTGGCCTGCGCCGTGCAAGCCGCCATTTCGCACTGCGACTGCGCGGATTGCTCTGTTGCTCCTCTTCAGAGGCGACCAGTGGCTTACGCGTGATGCGCTCCAGGCGCTGATCCTCAACAAAGGCCTGCTTTACCCGACGGTCCTCCAGTGAGTGGAAACTGATGATCCCCAGCAGCCCATGGGGCCCCAGCCAATCCGGAGCGCGCTGCAGCAGACGCTCCAGCACCTCCAGTTCCCTGTTGACGGCAATGCGCAGCGCTTGAAACGTCCGCGTTGCCGGGTGGATCCGTCCACGTCGAGCCTTCGGTGGATAGCAACCGGCAACGGCATAGGCGAGGTCTGCCGTTCCGGCATAGGAACCCTGGAAGGCCAGATCAGATTTGATGCGTCGAGCGATTCGGCGCGACAGCCTCTCCTCGCCATAGCCATAAATCAAATCGGCGAGAGCTGACTCCTCCAGCCGCTCAATCAGTTCGCCAGCGGTTTCGCCCCCTCCAGCTGGGTTCATGCGCATGTCCAGGGGACCATCCAGCCGAAAGCTGAAGCCACGTTCAGCCTGATCCAGTTGAGGGCTGCTCACCCCAAGATCCACAAGAACCATCACAGCCGGTTCATTCGGGGTGAAATCAGCAAAATTCGTTGCCGTGATCTGAATCCGATCCGAAAACGGCGCCAAGCGATCCACGGCCGCAGCTCGTGCGGCTGGATCCTGATCAAGCCCCACCAACCTCAGCTGGGGATGACGTTCCAGCAGTAAGGCGCTGTGGCCTCCTCCTCCGAGGGTGGCGTCGATGAGGACTCCATCCTGGCTCGGCAAAGCCTCGGCAGCCTGCAAGACGACGTTCGCCAGCACCGACAAGTGACAGAACTCAGACGAGATCGACAACAGCTGCCTGGGGTGGACTCCTTAAGATTGGTTCATCGCTGAGCCCATCGGTCCCATGACGCAGCTGGAAACGCGTACGGAGCCGATGGTGGTCAACTTCGGCCCCCATCACCCCTCCATGCACGGAGTGCTGAGGCTGGTGGTGACTCTGGATGGAGAAGACGTTGTCGATTGCGAACCGGTGATCGGGTATCTCCATCGCGGCATGGAGAAGATCGCCGAGAACCGGACGAACGTGATGTTCGTGCCCTACGTGAGTCGCATGGATTATGCGGCCGGCATGTTTTACGAAGCGGTCGTGGTCAATGCGCCCGAACGACTGGCGGACATCCCGGTGCCGAAGCGGGCCAGTTACATCCGCGTTCTGATGCTGGAGCTCAACCGGATTGCCAACCATCTGCTGTGGCTCGGCCCGTTTCTTGCGGACGTTGGTGCCCAGACCCCTTTCTTCTACATCTTCCGGGAACGGGAGATGATCTATGACCTCTGGGAAGCCGCCACGGGTCAGCGCCTGATCAACAACAACTACTTCAGAATCGGCGGGGTCGCAGCAGATCTGCCCTGGGGTTGGCTTGAGAAATGTCGGGACTTCTGCGATTGGTTTGGCCCAAAAATTGATGAGTACGAAAAGTTGATTACCAACAACCCGATCTTCCGTCGCAGGATTGAGGGTCTTGGCACGATTGTTAAGCAGGACGCCATCAACTGGAGTCTGTCCGGTCCGATGCTTCGGGCCTCTGGGGTCCCCTGGGATCTACGCAAAGTTGATCATTACGAGTGCTACGACGACTTCGATTGGGATGTCGCTACGGCGACAGAAGGTGATTGCTACGCCCGTTACAGGGTGCGCATCGAGGAAATGCGTCAGTCGGTGAAAATCCTGCGCCAGGCATGCGACATGATTCCCGGGGGGCCCACTGAAAATCTAGAAGCCAAACGTCTCAACGAAGGCAAAGGCAGTGAAGCTGCAGGCTTTGACTATCAATACGTTGCCAAGAAAGTGGCTCCTACGTTCAAGATTCCCGATGGAGAGCTTTATACGCGGCTGGAATCAGGCAAAGGAGAGATCGGCATCTTCATTCAGGGCAACAACGATGTGACCCCTTGGCGTTTCAAGATACGAGCCGCTGACAGCAACAATCTTCAGATCCTTCCACATATCCTCAAGGGCCACAAGGTTGCAGACATTATGGCCATTCTTGGCTCAATCGATGTGATCATGGGATCAGTCGACCGCTAATCAATAGCTTAATTAGACAGAAGATAAAATTGAATAGCCATCAACATTGTTGCTCTTCAAAAAGCCCTTATATTTAAGAATAAGGATTGAAAATTATTCTTATTAATTGTCTTATTTTTGGGTCGATCCTCTGGCTACTGAGGACAATAATTATTTTACTGCTCGCCCGCGAACAGAAGCAAAGGACTAAAAATCGGCTCATCACTTCAACTCTATTTCTGCCTGAATCGACTTATCCATCCGTCAGCATTCTGATTCCCGCCCTCAACGAAGCACAGACCATTGCTCGGTGCATGCTGTCATGCATCGCATGCAGCTATCACAACAAAGAAATTCTTGTCATTGATGATGGATCAACAGATGAGACCAGCCGTGAAGCTGGAATCATTCAATCGAGCCATCCCGCAAACAGAATCAAGGTGTTCAAACTAAGGCACAATAAAGGAAAAACTGCAGCACTTAATTACGCCCTTTCCCAGGCAACTAGTGATCTGATTGTGACTCTGGACGCCGACACAATCTTTTCAGAGAAAAATTCTCTACATACCTTTCTAAGCCCTCTGATCCATCTGAAGAATTGTTCTGGCACAACCGCCAATCTTCATGTTCGTCATCCCCATGAACCACTTGGCATGGTTCAGAGGATCGAATACACAAAAGTGCTCAACAGCAGCAAGCGCGCACAAAGCCTGTTGAGATCGATTCTGATTCTTCCTGGAGCGATGAGCGCCTTTCGCCATCAAGCCCTTGCAGCGATTGGAGGTTTCTCTGCGAGCACTCTGGCGGAAGATGCTGACGCCACGATGCAACTTCTCAGGCAAGGTCATCTCCTGACCTTTCAAGCCAATTGCATTGGGGTAACAGAAGGTCCCCACACCCTGATCGATCTCCTTCGCCAACGGTTGCGTTGGCGCGTCGGGCAATTGGAGTGCCTGATCAAGCACTCTCGTTTGCTGCTGGCCTCTCCAGCAACCACGTTCTTTTACATCGATATGGGTGTGATGAATACGATTTCAGCCTTGACGCCAGTGATCACAGTTCTGGCATTGAGCCAAGACATTTCCGATGCCTTCTTACCCCTTACAACGCTGATGATTGGCTGCTTCGCGGCTGATCTAGCCGCAACCGCAATAACATTTCAACTGGATGACCAAAGCATGCCCGGACTATGGGCATACGTTCTCTATGTCAGTTTTTTCACCCTCTTCAGCCCGTTGATCACCTGGGCGGCGATCAGCCAGTTGTTGTTCAATCGAACAACGGGATGGCATACCAGCAAGCGGTATTGATTGTTCAGATCATTGCGAACAGCTCCATGGGAATCTGATCCATACACCAGGCCACGCCTCTGGTCACGAACTCACAATGTCCAGCGTTCCCCAAGGCCGATCAAACAATCAGCCGAACTGGCTCGAACTCAACCGTTGTGTCCGGTTCGGTGACACCGATGCCGCCGGCGTGATGCACTTTCACCAGCTCTTGCGCTGGTGCCATGAGGCATGGGAAGAAAGCCTCCAGCGCTACGGCGTCGCGGCAGCCGCAGTTTTTCCGGGTGGTCGGGGTTCTGAGGGCGAACCGACGATCGCCTTACCGGTGATTCACTGCGAGGCGGATTTTCTTAAACCCGTGCATGGAGGTGATGAGCTGATCGTGAAGCTCGAACCGGAACGGCTTGATCCAGGCAGGTTCGAGCTACGCAGCACCTTTTTGCTGAAACAACCGGAGACGATCGTGGCCCGGGGTTTGATCCGTCACCTGGCGATTGATATTGCAAGCAAGCGTCGCTGCCATCTCCCGGAAAGCGTGGATCGCTGGCTGGAGGCCTCTGGCCTGGGACAACTCAGAGAGCTCTGAGCCAATCACGCCAGCGCTGGCGTTGCCATTTGCCAGCTGCAGACGGTTCCAGTTCGGGGCATTGCAACCAGCGTCGCGGTCGATCCGCCGCCGGCCACCCAAGGGTGAGCTGCTGAAGCGCCGGCAGCACGGATGGATCCGACGAACGAACCAGAGCCACCAACCGCTCCCCCCACTCAGGATCCTCCACCCCCAGCAGCAGCAGTGCTTGCACTGGAAGATGCGCCTCTGCAGCCGCTTGCAGCAGACGGGCCTCCAGCTGTTCGGGAAACACCGTCTCCCCTCCGGAGTGAACGGCACCGTCAAGACGCCCCAGGATGCAAAGGCCCGCGCTGAGATCAGCAGCGTCTCCGGATCGCCACCAGCCATCGTCGTCACAAAGGCTGCTGAACCCGGGCTCGCGCAACGGTGACCAACGTCCAATCGCCAGGCGAGGCGTACGCACCCCCAACGCTCCATCCGGCAGCAGCCTCAGCTCCACATCGTTCAGGGCATCCCCGCAACCGTGCTCTCCAGCCAGAAAACGCTGGGGCGGCAATGCCGACACCATGGCCGCGGTTTCGGTGGCCCCGTAGCAAGGTGCGAGTCGAATGCCAGCTTGACGGGCCTGATCGGCAGCAGCCATCGGCAGAGCCGCGCCACCAACCCAGATCAGGGCAAAGCGCTGCAACCAAAGCAAACCCCTTTCGTCTGCCAGCAACCGGACCAACTGGGTGGGCACAAGGGAGAGCAGCCAAGGCTGCTCATCAGGGTTCGCCCGGGACGGACAGCTGTCCAGCAGGGTCGATGGCTCCTTGAGTTGTGCCGGCGGCAGCCAGACATGGGTCGTTCCCCAACAGCGGCTTCGCCACCAGGGCATCAAGCCACTCATGTGATGAAACGGGAGGGGGTTGAACAGACACGTCTGCTCCGGGACCAGTCCGATCGAGCGCAGCCAGTCCCCGGTCGCGGTGGCGGAGCGATCGAGATGACTGGCTGGCTGAGCACAAAGACGGCGCTCACCGCTGCTGCCCCCGGACGAAACCAGCACGCCGGAGCCTTGGGGCAACTCGCCCTGATCGGGCGAGTCCATCGAGGCCGACGAACCCACGAGCTGCACCCATCCGGATCTCTCCAGTGCCTTCTCCAACGCGGCTGCACTGCGCTGTGGGAATGCCGGATCGCACACCAACCTGGAGAGGGACATCAGGCCTCAGCCGCCGCCCAAACCTGGCTGGGATCGGCACTGAACAGCGGACCGGAAGGACACCAGCCCGGCGCCAGACCAGGAGCTGCAGGGGTCGGCCCCGTCATCTGAAGTGCGGCCAGATGGTTCAGCCAGCGCCTGCCGATCCCACTTTCGAATGCAGTGCTGACCATGCGCCACGGCACACCCTCCTGAAGCTGGCGCAACAACGGACGGGGGTCCCCCTCCAAGGCCGGGCGACGGACCTGCCAACCGGCCCAGCGATCCCTCAACCGCGGATCAACATGCAGAGATTCATCGAGAGCGACAGGACCCTGCTCTGCCAGGGCTTCCAGCCCCTCATGATCCTCGGGGGGCAACGGCTGCTCCAACCAGGCGAACCGCGGATCACCAGCCAGAGCCTGCATCCAGGCTTTCGCCGTCGAACGGTCCCAGCCGCCGTTGGCGTCAAGGCGGAGACGTGCCGTCGACGGCAATCGCTGCATCAATTGCTCCAGCCAGCGACGCTCGAGTCGATCGGCTTCAGCAGCCACCTTCCACTTGAAGGTCATCGCCCGCCGTCGGCCGCGCTGCTCCAGCAAACGATCCAGTTGGGAGAGCATCAGTCCACCAGCGGGGAGCAGCTGGGCGCCGTTGGGGGCGGACAACCAGCCATGCGAGCGGGATCCCACGAGCCCGTCCAGTTCCGCCAGAGCGGATCCGAGACCGAAGCCAAGAGCACCCGGTAGCTGCGGCAGCAACGTTTCAAGGCGCTCCCGCGGCAAGCACGACGGCAAAGCAGCCAGCTGTTGCTGACAGTGCGGCAAATGACTCTGATCCAGTGGAGCCACCTCCCCCCAGCCGGTCGCACCCGTCGTCGCCTCCAACCGCAGCAACCAACCACATCGATCCTGCAGAACCCCTGCTGCCGTTCGAAGCGGCCGGATCAGCGCGAACCGGAACGGTCGGATCTGCAGCTGGAGGTCCATCCCTTCATGGTTAGGACCGCAGCGCCCCCATGGCCAGTCCGATGCTGAGGCCCAGTCCGTTCCATGCCTGAAAACGCAGGGCTAAAAATTTGCTGCCGCCGATCCGCAGAGGCTGATCGTGATGGTCCAGCAGCAGGCGACTGAGGGCCACACCGGCCGGAAGTCCGAGCCAAGCAAGAAGGGCTGTGACTGGCCACTCCCCCAGAAGCACCGGCAGCGATTCCAACAGCAGCGTCACGGTGATCCAGACGGGAATCAGCGCCGCGGAACGGGCCGTTCCAAAACGCACCACCGGTGAACGCTTGCCATGGGCAGCGTCCTCTTCGACCTGATGAAAGTGCGAACAGAACAACACCAGGCTCGTCGCCAAAGCGGGACCGGCACCAAGTTGGAGGGCTGTCTGCCAGGGAATCTGGGCCTCACCTTGGGGTCCCAAAACCAGCAGGGACGCAGCAGTGGCCAGCGGGCCGAACGCCAGCCAGCAGAGCGGCTCCCCAAGCCCGAGATAACTGAGTCGGAAAGGGGGACCTTGATAGATGTAACCGATGCCGCAACAAGCGAGCACCAGCGGCAAAACCGCGGGCTGGCTGCGCCAAGTCAGCCAGGCCATCAGCAACAGACCCAGCAGCAGCACGGCATTCGCCAGCAGGGTCAATCCATCGCGACGACCGGTCAGATTCACCAGCGAATGGGGTTTCCCCACCAGGTCCACCCCGGTCTCAGCATCGAAGAGATCGTTACTGAGGTTCTCCCAGAGCAGGAGCAAAACAGCCGCCAGCAGGAATCCGAGCAACTGATCCAGGCGCATCGGCTCTGCTGAACCAATGCGCCAGCCGCTGGCCAGAAGCGCCGGCATCACGGCCACGGAATACATCGGCCACTTGATGGCTGCACGCCAAAGTTTGCGGCGCTGGTCGTAACGGGTTGCGACAGCCTGACGCTCTGACATGGACTAGAGCCCTTCAAGCAGGGTCAGGACCCATACATTTGAGCAGTCCACCCGCACGGCTTTCCCCGCGGATGACGGCTGACCACCGTTTCAGCACCTTGCTCGATGCCGCACGCAGCGGCTGGGAACAACGCAGCTGTGAAGACAGTCTGCTCAGCCTTGCGCTGCCGATTGAAGGAATCGATCCCCTGCCGGCCCTGCCGCATCTGGCCAACACGGACGCGTTCCGTTTCCTGTGGGACTGTGCACCTGGGCTTTCCCTGGCGGCCAGTGGGCGTTGCCAGCATCTGGAGCTGGCGGGGTTAAGACGTTTCGAGCTGGCTCAGCGCTTTTGCGACGTGACGCTGGGTCGGCTCATCGATGCCACACCAGCGACACACCCCCAGGCGCGGGCAAAGGTGTTGCTGGCCTTCAGCTTCTTCGAGCAGAGCGACGAACGCGATCCTCTGCCCAGCTCGGTGCCGTCCGTGCAGGCCGTCCTGCCGCGGTGGCAGCTCAGCCGACAGGGGCAACGTGGCTGGCTGCGCATCAACGGAACCGTCAGCGACATTGCCGACGCGAGGGAACTCGCGGAACAGTTGTGGCTGAAAACCCGAGAACTCGAGGCACCCCCCGGCGGCCCGCCGCTGCAGACGAGCGCGCCCATTCCAATTCCTGGCCGCCTAGCGGCAAAACCCTGGCAAGACCGCTACCGCCAGGCCCTGGACCGAGCCCTCGAGCTGGTTAATGAAGCGGAGCTGCACAAGCTCGTTCTGGCCGTTCGGCAAACCATCGATCTGGAGGAACCTCTCGACACCCTGCCTTTGCTCCAGCGACTGAGACATCAACAGGCCGGCAGCTGCCGATTCCTCTGGCAGCGCCAGAAAGGTGACGCCTTCTTCGGGGCCTCGCCGGAACGATTGCTCTGCCTGCGGGGTGACAACCTCCGCATCGATGCCCTGGCTGGCACAGCAGGGCGAGGGGATGACGGCAGCCAGCTGCTCCGCTCAGACAAGGATCGGCGCGAGCACGAACTGGTGGTGGAAACCATTACGGGCCGCCTGCAGCAAATGGGCCTGAACCCCTGGCATCGACCTCAGCCACAACTGGCGCGCCACGGTCTCCTGACCCACTTGCACACACCGATCACCGCAGATGCTGCCGGACGATCGGCGCTGGCACTGGCTGAGGAACTGCACCCCACTCCAGCGGTCGCGGGCTTGCCGAGGCGGGAAGCCATGGCATGGCTGCGGGCCCTGGAGCCGTTTGAACGCGGCGGCTATGCCGCACCGATCGGATGGATAGACAGTGCTGGAGACGCGGAATTACGGGTTGCCATTCGATGCGGCCATGCCCGGGGACACCGGCTGGATCTCACAGCGGGTGCTGGTCTGGTGCGCGGCTCAATCGCCGAGCGGGAACTGCAGGAAGTGGGCTTGAAACTGGCGGTGCTGGCCAATCAACTGGAGCTGCGCTCAGCGCTTTGGCAGTGAGCGCAAGCGCCACTCAAGTGACGAATCGCTGATCGCCGTTCCGAACGGTTCGGCACGTCCACCCACATGCTGCTGAAGGAAGGCTTCCACCAGCGCCACCATCGCCAGCGCATTGCGAGGGTTGGCCAGCCCATGGCCTTCGTCGGGGAAGACAACGAAATCGATCGGCAACTCTCGCCTCGCCATGGCAGCTGCGATGGCTTCGCTCTCCTGCAGCTTCACCCGTGGATCATTGGCGCCATGGCCCAGCAAAAGCGGCCGTTGAATGCGCTCAACGTGATTGATCGGGGAGATCGCATCAAGATCCACCTGACCCACACCGATCATCCGCTCGAACATGGCGCGGCCTGCTGCCCAGTACGGAGGCAATGACGCCAGCATGGTTCGCAGATTGGACGGTCCGACCTCCGAGATGGCGGCAGCAAAAAGCTCGGGATCACGGGTGAGGCCCGCGAGTGCTGCATAACCTCCGTAGGAGGCCCCCATGATCACCAGACGATCCGGATCAGCGATGCCCGCATCAACCGCCCATTGCACAGCATCGACAAGATCGTCCTGCATAGCGCCGTACCACTCACCTTCACCGGCCAGGAGATGGGCTTTGCCGAAACCGGTGGAACCGCGGTAGTTCACGCTCAGGGCGTGATATCCACGATTGGCCAGAAGCTGATGCAGCGGATCGTATCCCCAGAAATCCCGGGCCTGGGGACCGCCGTGCACAAGCAGCACAAGGGGTTGGGGTCCCTCAGCCGGCATCGCTGTGCGGGTGAGATAGGCCGGCAGTCGTCGACCATCTCGAGCCTTCAGATCCAGGCTCTCCATTGGAACCAGGGCGTATTGGTCAAGCTTTGGCTGAATCGCGAACAATTTGCGCGATGTTCGACGCTCGCGATCCCAGAGCCAATACTCGGCACTTCGGTCAGAGGAACTGATCGCCACAAGCCAAAGCCGATCACTCCGGTCGCGATCGAGAATTGAGAAACTGGCATCACCAGCGAGGCGCTGTAAGGCATCCAGATCAGGCTGAACCGTGTCATCCAGAACAACCCGCCGGCTGCGAAGGTCGGTCTCCACCAGCACCATCGGCGTACCGGTTTCTATGTCGCTCACTGCAAAGCCCACGGCACCGGCGCTGGAGCGATGCACAAGCTCAGGGCGACAATCAGTGCCGCAACGGGCTAACTGATCCCGGCTCCAACGGACGATCCGGGGGAGATCCTCGTCAGTGGTGAGAGCCCCATACAGCCACCGTCCATCACGGGTGAACCCGATCGGGCCGGACACGCGGGAGTCTCTGAAGTCAAAGCGCTGGAAGGGCCGCCATTCCGTCTCACCGGGAAGACGCAGCTCATAGGCACTGCCACCATCCGGCAGGGGCTCGCCCCGTAGGTAGGGATGCCAGTCGCCATTGACATGCATGACGCTGACGGGACGACCGTCCGCCACCGTGTAGAGCAACCGCATGGCCCCGGTGCTGAGGCTAAGGACGTAGAGGTCGTGGTAACGGGGGTCACGATCGTTGAGCCCCACCACAAGCTCGTCTGGCACATCGCGGTCAGCGGCCACCAGCGCGGCCTGGACACCTTTCGGCGGTGTCAGATCAACACTCTCCCCAGTGATGGGATCAATGCGCACCAGCACCGTGTTCTCGTCACCATCGCCATCGCGGCTGGAAATCAGATAACGGCCATCCGCGGTCCAGCTGGCTGGGTCATGAGGTCGCCGGCTGGCGCGGGTCAGCAAACGTGCCGGAGAACGACCCTCGAGATCCCGCACCCAGAGGTTGAGCACTCCTTCGTAAGGAGCCAGGAACACCAGGCGCTTGCCATCAGGGCTGAGATCAACAGCCGCAATCTCCGGGTTGCCGAACAGCACCTGGCGGGGAATCAGCGGCGGCTCCTCTGCAGCGGCAGGCGGCGTCAGGGTGACTGGCATCGTCAGCAGGACCCCGCTGAGCAATGCGACTGCCCGGCAGGCCTCTGATGTTGTCCAAGACCAACGGCGCATTCAGTCGCTCCAAAAGCCCGTCCAGTCTGGCGAGGCTCTCAACCTGCGCAGCCCCATAAGTCGCTCAGAAAGCGCGATGCAGACGTTCGATCGTCTGATCCGCAAGAGGCTGCTGCATCAGCCGTTCCACCTCCCGAACCCCCGTGGGACTGGTGACATTGATCTCGCTGAGCATTCCATCAATGACGTCGATCCCAACAAAGAACAACCCTTCCGTCCGCAGCGCCGGAGCGAGAGCCGAACAGATCAGGCGTTCCCGATCACTCAGCTCCGTGGCTTCGGCCTCACCACCCACAGCGAGGTTGCTACGGAACTCCCCACCACTTGGCCGCCGGTTGATGGCGCCCAGCGGTTCGCCGTCGACCAGCAGGATGCGCTTATCACCTTCCTTCACCGCCGGCAAAAAGCGCTGAGCCATCACCGGAAGACGCTCCTGTTCCGTCACAAGCTCCAGCAGAGCCTTGAGACCAGGCGCCTCTGCGGCAACACGAACAACACCGAGACCAGCACGACCGCCCAGGGGCTTCAACACCACTTCCCCCTGTTCATGTGCGAAATCAGCCAACTCCTGAACCCGGCCAGCCACCAGCGTCGGGGCCATCCAGCGGGAGAAACGCAACGCCCCGAGCTTTTCATTCCAGGCCCGCAGGGCACTCGGACGGTTCAGCACCAGAACCCCCGCTCTCTCCGCCACTTCCAGCAGATGGGTGGCGTACAGGTAAGCCTCATCAACCGGCGGATCCTTACGCATCCAGATCGCATCAAAACCGGTGAGCAGCAGCCGCTCACAGGGCCCGGTTGTGATCCATGGATCCGGCGTGACGGGAGTTGCCATCGCCAGCGGCTCCTCACCGCGGGCGATCAGATCCGACGGCGTACAAGCCCAGAGCTCATCACCGGCCCGGTGTGCGGCCTGCATCAAAGCGGCGGACGAATCCTTCTCCGGGTTGATCTGCCGGAGCGGATCAAGGACAAAGAGCTGGCGCATCCTCAGGCGGAAAGGAGCGGATCCAGATCACCGGCTCTGTTGAGGGCGTGAAGTTCATCGCAACCACCAATGTGCTGATCATCGATGAAGATCTCGGGCACACTGCGACGGCCTCCACTGCGCTCAGCCATCGCGTCACGGGCAGCGCTATCGCCATCGATGGCGTATTCGGTGTAACTCACCCCCTTACTGTCCAGAAGACTCT
Coding sequences within:
- the menC gene encoding o-succinylbenzoate synthase codes for the protein MDLQLQIRPFRFALIRPLRTAAGVLQDRCGWLLRLEATTGATGWGEVAPLDQSHLPHCQQQLAALPSCLPRERLETLLPQLPGALGFGLGSALAELDGLVGSRSHGWLSAPNGAQLLPAGGLMLSQLDRLLEQRGRRRAMTFKWKVAAEADRLERRWLEQLMQRLPSTARLRLDANGGWDRSTAKAWMQALAGDPRFAWLEQPLPPEDHEGLEALAEQGPVALDESLHVDPRLRDRWAGWQVRRPALEGDPRPLLRQLQEGVPWRMVSTAFESGIGRRWLNHLAALQMTGPTPAAPGLAPGWCPSGPLFSADPSQVWAAAEA
- the menA gene encoding 2-carboxy-1,4-naphthoquinone phytyltransferase — its product is MSERQAVATRYDQRRKLWRAAIKWPMYSVAVMPALLASGWRIGSAEPMRLDQLLGFLLAAVLLLLWENLSNDLFDAETGVDLVGKPHSLVNLTGRRDGLTLLANAVLLLGLLLMAWLTWRSQPAVLPLVLACCGIGYIYQGPPFRLSYLGLGEPLCWLAFGPLATAASLLVLGPQGEAQIPWQTALQLGAGPALATSLVLFCSHFHQVEEDAAHGKRSPVVRFGTARSAALIPVWITVTLLLESLPVLLGEWPVTALLAWLGLPAGVALSRLLLDHHDQPLRIGGSKFLALRFQAWNGLGLSIGLAMGALRS
- a CDS encoding DUF456 family protein; translated protein: MTPELIWWLALGLQLLAVPGVIVPVLPGLLWLPLGAGLWCLQVGWSAGWPSLLLALLIFGLGLMADVLAVSLATANQQASRWALLGAGVGVLIGVFSGGLGLLLAPWLGAALVEAWSLRSRAPDLAWAARLNQAARVGLAVVVALLVSQVAQVLLALIGVTGFVILTFS
- the rsmH gene encoding 16S rRNA (cytosine(1402)-N(4))-methyltransferase RsmH; this translates as MLSISSEFCHLSVLANVVLQAAEALPSQDGVLIDATLGGGGHSALLLERHPQLRLVGLDQDPAARAAAVDRLAPFSDRIQITATNFADFTPNEPAVMVLVDLGVSSPQLDQAERGFSFRLDGPLDMRMNPAGGGETAGELIERLEESALADLIYGYGEERLSRRIARRIKSDLAFQGSYAGTADLAYAVAGCYPPKARRGRIHPATRTFQALRIAVNRELEVLERLLQRAPDWLGPHGLLGIISFHSLEDRRVKQAFVEDQRLERITRKPLVASEEEQQSNPRSRSAKWRLARRRPDDA
- a CDS encoding thioesterase family protein, encoding MSSVPQGRSNNQPNWLELNRCVRFGDTDAAGVMHFHQLLRWCHEAWEESLQRYGVAAAAVFPGGRGSEGEPTIALPVIHCEADFLKPVHGGDELIVKLEPERLDPGRFELRSTFLLKQPETIVARGLIRHLAIDIASKRRCHLPESVDRWLEASGLGQLREL
- a CDS encoding AMP-binding protein, with product MSLSRLVCDPAFPQRSAAALEKALERSGWVQLVGSSASMDSPDQGELPQGSGVLVSSGGSSGERRLCAQPASHLDRSATATGDWLRSIGLVPEQTCLFNPLPFHHMSGLMPWWRSRCWGTTHVWLPPAQLKEPSTLLDSCPSRANPDEQPWLLSLVPTQLVRLLADERGLLWLQRFALIWVGGAALPMAAADQARQAGIRLAPCYGATETAAMVSALPPQRFLAGEHGCGDALNDVELRLLPDGALGVRTPRLAIGRWSPLREPGFSSLCDDDGWWRSGDAADLSAGLCILGRLDGAVHSGGETVFPEQLEARLLQAAAEAHLPVQALLLLGVEDPEWGERLVALVRSSDPSVLPALQQLTLGWPAADRPRRWLQCPELEPSAAGKWQRQRWRDWLRAL
- a CDS encoding glycosyltransferase family 2 protein; the encoded protein is MKIILINCLIFGSILWLLRTIIILLLAREQKQRTKNRLITSTLFLPESTYPSVSILIPALNEAQTIARCMLSCIACSYHNKEILVIDDGSTDETSREAGIIQSSHPANRIKVFKLRHNKGKTAALNYALSQATSDLIVTLDADTIFSEKNSLHTFLSPLIHLKNCSGTTANLHVRHPHEPLGMVQRIEYTKVLNSSKRAQSLLRSILILPGAMSAFRHQALAAIGGFSASTLAEDADATMQLLRQGHLLTFQANCIGVTEGPHTLIDLLRQRLRWRVGQLECLIKHSRLLLASPATTFFYIDMGVMNTISALTPVITVLALSQDISDAFLPLTTLMIGCFAADLAATAITFQLDDQSMPGLWAYVLYVSFFTLFSPLITWAAISQLLFNRTTGWHTSKRY
- a CDS encoding NAD(P)H-quinone oxidoreductase subunit H, giving the protein MTQLETRTEPMVVNFGPHHPSMHGVLRLVVTLDGEDVVDCEPVIGYLHRGMEKIAENRTNVMFVPYVSRMDYAAGMFYEAVVVNAPERLADIPVPKRASYIRVLMLELNRIANHLLWLGPFLADVGAQTPFFYIFREREMIYDLWEAATGQRLINNNYFRIGGVAADLPWGWLEKCRDFCDWFGPKIDEYEKLITNNPIFRRRIEGLGTIVKQDAINWSLSGPMLRASGVPWDLRKVDHYECYDDFDWDVATATEGDCYARYRVRIEEMRQSVKILRQACDMIPGGPTENLEAKRLNEGKGSEAAGFDYQYVAKKVAPTFKIPDGELYTRLESGKGEIGIFIQGNNDVTPWRFKIRAADSNNLQILPHILKGHKVADIMAILGSIDVIMGSVDR